In Pseudomonadota bacterium, a single window of DNA contains:
- a CDS encoding sensor domain-containing diguanylate cyclase: protein MADRRKKSSSPTLILFAAEWFGSSVALAGAVLLGAGILTEAGKPAFAGWLVLGLLAVASCGWLWKYLRGNLLGPAGAFEGPLLLTAAAWMVFRFGAVSVPHLLFIPAATMAWITVRSSFPVRIFCWTLAFGMEFGFASGGGQLLFSALANLATCLAVTIALLKFPGSVLYRRQLAKISEEKIKETSARQQARELGLDNNGPSLPEVLSENDEQADLEAFSRLAVDNINISFDLQLEMLRQSLNLNTVAVLWPSPDGQDLRLRYLATSRTDIDQGPYPAGTGITGALSGERNEVELVRMKPSHPALPYYKNAEGSGAAMALRITAGTAVGEETEPGKRHGILCVDRQLAEPWSDQEKEVLRLAARLLALEVDSSRLLLNMDRERTSTRRLYLGLRELNSGLNLESVFSASLNAVKTQVQVDLVAVILSAGEKYRIAMIEGLKSGDLTDREYPLSEGLVGQAIRTGKVIPVGGRYRSASPVFTAERRFPDLKSLLIIPLRDKSDAPMGALVVASCKAGIFTRQRQDILELIAEQVAIKIELAQAHEQLAQLATTDGLTGLANHRAFQHGFDMMLARAKRSRTPLCVIMSDIDHFKNINDTCGHPFGDQVLKKVSAILEDAVREVDLAARYGGEEFAMVLENCDIDGGHQLAERVRERISTMSLQHDGRPVKVTISLGIALFPENGSEKSVLLDQADQALYQAKRGGRNRTVVSPPGTGGGE from the coding sequence TTGGCGGATCGCAGAAAAAAAAGCTCCAGCCCGACCCTGATCCTGTTCGCAGCCGAATGGTTCGGATCTTCTGTTGCGCTGGCCGGCGCTGTACTTCTCGGCGCAGGAATTCTCACCGAAGCAGGAAAACCAGCCTTTGCCGGGTGGCTCGTTCTCGGCCTGCTGGCTGTTGCCTCATGCGGCTGGCTCTGGAAATATCTGCGCGGCAATCTTCTTGGCCCTGCCGGTGCTTTTGAAGGGCCGCTGCTCCTGACCGCCGCCGCCTGGATGGTCTTCCGGTTCGGCGCCGTTTCGGTGCCCCATCTTCTCTTTATTCCTGCGGCGACGATGGCCTGGATCACGGTCCGCAGTTCCTTTCCGGTCCGGATATTCTGCTGGACTCTCGCTTTCGGCATGGAATTCGGCTTCGCCTCCGGGGGCGGACAGCTGCTTTTTTCGGCCTTAGCCAATCTGGCCACCTGCCTTGCCGTAACGATCGCTCTCCTCAAGTTCCCCGGGAGTGTTCTTTACCGCAGGCAACTTGCAAAAATCAGCGAAGAAAAAATCAAAGAGACAAGCGCCCGGCAGCAGGCGAGAGAACTCGGCCTGGACAATAACGGCCCCTCTCTGCCGGAAGTTCTTTCCGAAAACGATGAACAGGCCGACCTGGAAGCGTTCAGCCGCCTGGCGGTCGACAATATCAATATCTCTTTTGACCTCCAGCTGGAAATGCTGCGCCAGAGCCTGAATCTGAACACCGTCGCCGTTCTCTGGCCCAGCCCGGATGGTCAGGACCTGCGCCTCAGATACCTGGCAACTTCCAGAACGGATATCGACCAGGGCCCTTACCCGGCCGGGACCGGCATTACCGGAGCGCTGTCCGGAGAACGCAATGAAGTGGAGCTCGTGCGGATGAAACCTTCGCACCCGGCCCTCCCTTATTACAAAAACGCGGAAGGCTCTGGTGCGGCCATGGCGCTCAGAATTACTGCCGGCACTGCTGTTGGTGAAGAAACCGAGCCCGGAAAAAGACACGGCATTCTCTGTGTCGATCGGCAGCTGGCCGAACCCTGGTCTGATCAGGAAAAAGAAGTGCTGCGCCTTGCCGCCCGTCTGCTTGCCCTGGAAGTGGACTCGAGCCGCCTGCTGCTCAATATGGACCGGGAGCGCACTTCAACCCGCCGGCTTTATCTGGGCCTTCGGGAATTAAACAGCGGGCTCAACCTGGAATCGGTTTTCTCGGCTTCATTGAACGCCGTCAAAACCCAGGTCCAGGTGGACCTGGTCGCCGTGATTCTCTCCGCCGGCGAGAAATATCGAATCGCCATGATCGAAGGTTTGAAAAGCGGTGACCTTACCGACCGTGAATACCCGTTAAGCGAGGGACTGGTCGGCCAGGCGATCAGGACCGGCAAGGTCATCCCGGTGGGAGGCAGGTATCGCAGCGCCTCCCCGGTTTTCACCGCCGAAAGAAGATTTCCCGATCTGAAATCCCTCCTGATCATCCCCCTCCGGGATAAATCCGATGCCCCGATGGGCGCGCTGGTCGTCGCCTCCTGTAAAGCCGGCATTTTTACCAGGCAGCGCCAGGACATTCTTGAGCTGATCGCCGAGCAGGTGGCGATCAAAATCGAACTGGCCCAGGCCCATGAACAGCTCGCCCAGCTCGCCACCACCGATGGCCTCACCGGGCTCGCCAACCACCGTGCCTTCCAGCACGGCTTCGATATGATGCTCGCCCGCGCCAAGAGAAGCAGGACGCCCCTGTGCGTGATCATGAGCGACATCGATCATTTTAAAAACATCAATGATACCTGTGGCCACCCCTTCGGAGACCAGGTTTTGAAGAAGGTTTCGGCCATTCTGGAAGATGCGGTCCGCGAGGTCGATCTCGCCGCACGTTACGGCGGGGAAGAATTCGCCATGGTCCTGGAAAACTGTGATATCGACGGCGGGCACCAGCTGGCCGAACGCGTTCGGGAGAGGATTTCCACCATGTCTCTGCAGCATGACGGGCGCCCGGTCAAGGTCACCATTTCCCTCGGCATCGCCCTCTTTCCCGAGAACGGCAGCGAGAAAAGCGTTCTTCTCGATCAGGCCGACCAGGCTCTCTACCAGGCCAAGCGAGGGGGCAGAAACAGAACCGTTGTCAGCCCTCCCGGCACCGGCGGCGGGGAGTAA
- the cutA gene encoding divalent cation tolerance protein CutA: MMHIGWTTTNTAESAERLARGSVDHRLAACAQVEGPIRSFYSWEGNIETAEEHRVTFKFVAERARQLEEWLKTNHPYEIPEWITVKAHEVSTEYWQWARESQGMAPSDSVTPDSAIELSKKGNKLLRSKNYREAEKVLMEAFDLDPHNAYILVGLGDLYREQKKYGNAISHYESILALDEYNVFALRGIGDSYRGMNQHEKAISYWKRYLECNTDDIQVMTRVGDSYKKMKMVRESEDYYSQALAISENDRYALLGIGSLFYKAEKDEKALLYLERLLDLDDSYVAVLTMVGNIYRRKQDFDKAIEFYQKAVKYEPENTFALYGLGDCNRWMRNYDEVIYWWTRILDQEPRNQVIHSRVGDAYLNLEKFDQALEHYHKSLEIRFDAYAYLGMARIHRLRGDLSGAQDYCLKVLEENPGHIRGREELAEIYRELGENQKAHELLASLEK, encoded by the coding sequence ATGATGCACATCGGCTGGACTACCACCAATACCGCTGAAAGCGCCGAAAGGCTTGCCCGGGGAAGCGTTGATCATCGCCTTGCCGCCTGCGCCCAGGTCGAAGGGCCTATCCGTTCCTTCTACTCGTGGGAGGGAAACATTGAGACGGCTGAAGAACATCGGGTGACCTTCAAGTTTGTTGCCGAACGGGCGCGACAGCTCGAGGAATGGCTCAAGACGAACCATCCATATGAAATTCCCGAGTGGATTACCGTCAAAGCCCATGAGGTATCGACGGAGTACTGGCAATGGGCGCGGGAAAGCCAGGGCATGGCGCCCTCTGATTCTGTTACTCCTGACAGTGCAATAGAGCTTTCCAAGAAAGGTAATAAGCTCCTCCGGAGTAAAAATTACCGGGAGGCCGAAAAGGTGCTGATGGAGGCTTTTGATCTCGATCCGCACAATGCCTATATCCTGGTCGGGCTCGGTGACCTCTACCGGGAGCAGAAAAAATACGGTAATGCGATCAGCCATTACGAGAGTATTCTGGCGCTCGATGAATACAATGTTTTCGCTCTGCGGGGGATTGGCGACAGCTACCGGGGAATGAATCAGCACGAGAAGGCCATCAGCTACTGGAAAAGGTATCTGGAATGCAATACCGATGATATTCAGGTGATGACCCGGGTCGGGGATTCGTACAAAAAAATGAAAATGGTCCGGGAGTCGGAAGATTATTACAGCCAGGCGCTGGCGATCAGCGAGAATGACCGGTATGCCCTGCTCGGAATCGGCAGTCTCTTCTACAAAGCTGAAAAAGATGAAAAGGCCCTGCTGTATCTGGAAAGGCTTCTTGATCTCGATGACAGCTATGTCGCGGTATTGACCATGGTCGGTAATATCTACCGGCGGAAGCAGGATTTTGACAAGGCGATCGAATTCTACCAGAAAGCGGTCAAATATGAGCCGGAAAACACCTTTGCCCTCTACGGTTTGGGTGATTGCAACAGGTGGATGCGCAATTACGACGAGGTGATCTACTGGTGGACCAGGATTCTCGACCAGGAGCCGCGGAACCAGGTCATTCATTCCAGGGTGGGCGACGCCTATCTGAACCTTGAAAAATTCGATCAGGCCCTTGAGCATTATCACAAAAGCCTGGAGATCCGCTTTGACGCTTATGCCTATCTGGGAATGGCCAGAATTCATCGCCTGCGTGGCGATCTGTCGGGAGCCCAGGATTACTGCCTGAAGGTCCTGGAGGAAAATCCCGGACATATCAGAGGAAGGGAGGAACTGGCCGAGATCTACCGGGAGCTGGGTGAAAATCAAAAAGCCCACGAACTGCTGGCCAGTCTGGAAAAATAG
- a CDS encoding ABC transporter ATP-binding protein/permease, translated as MSVGVIPSKEQFRQALNALRLVFPAFIRFRYQLFAGIIALLGVDLFQLLIPRVVKRSIDDMHQAAATPDSLFQQGLLIVFFAVGIALCRFAWRILILGFSRKLERDLRDRILEKVLSLDRPFFNKHPAGEIMALSGNDLSAVQMACGIGLVSFIDAILMTGAALCFMAYIHPTLTLVALAPIPVLAVLTGLLTSLMHNRFNRVQELFSTLTEFARSTLSSVRLIKAYTQESAQTVRFDALGRSYVRNNIRLAMVQGVLFPFSTFIANTSLLLVVFFGGRLTISGTISIGDFVAFMSYLFLMTWPMMAIGWVTNLFQRGITSLNRIRRVLEVESVFQKEGITLPDPEGCEIRVRNLTFTYEGQHSPTLKNIDLDIGPGLTAIVGKTGAGKSTLCQLLARIYPVADGTIFWQDRDVNHLDLAGVRKKISYLPQETILFSDTISANISFGRPDASREEIEQAATLAGIHDEIMTLPNGYQSRVGEKGLLLSGGQRQRIGLARTLLIDRPVIILDDGLSAVDTTTEHTIISHFQHWMAGKTCIMVSHRVAPVEQADTIIVMAGGAVAAIGAHRELYEKNAYYRTICDHQMAKSEEVRMKNEE; from the coding sequence TTGTCTGTCGGAGTCATTCCCAGCAAAGAGCAGTTCCGCCAGGCCCTGAACGCTCTCCGCCTGGTTTTTCCCGCCTTTATCAGGTTCAGATACCAGCTGTTCGCCGGCATCATTGCCCTTTTGGGCGTTGATCTTTTCCAGTTGCTGATTCCGAGGGTCGTGAAAAGGTCGATTGACGACATGCATCAGGCGGCCGCGACCCCCGACTCCCTTTTCCAGCAGGGACTTCTCATCGTCTTCTTTGCGGTGGGCATCGCCCTCTGCAGATTCGCCTGGCGAATCCTGATTCTCGGGTTTTCCAGAAAACTGGAACGGGACCTCCGTGACCGGATTCTGGAAAAAGTGCTCTCCCTCGACCGCCCCTTTTTCAACAAACACCCGGCCGGCGAGATCATGGCCCTTTCCGGAAACGACCTTTCCGCCGTGCAGATGGCCTGCGGGATCGGCCTGGTCTCCTTTATCGATGCCATCCTGATGACCGGTGCGGCGCTTTGTTTCATGGCCTATATCCATCCGACCCTTACCCTGGTGGCCCTGGCCCCGATCCCGGTCCTGGCTGTCCTGACCGGCCTGCTGACTTCGCTCATGCACAACCGTTTCAACCGGGTCCAGGAACTGTTTTCCACCCTCACCGAGTTTGCCCGGTCCACCCTCTCCTCGGTCCGGCTGATCAAGGCCTACACCCAGGAAAGCGCCCAGACCGTCCGCTTCGATGCTCTGGGCAGGTCTTACGTCAGAAACAACATCCGGCTGGCCATGGTTCAAGGGGTGCTCTTTCCCTTCTCGACCTTTATCGCCAACACCAGCCTCCTGCTGGTGGTCTTCTTCGGCGGCCGGCTGACCATCAGCGGCACCATCTCGATCGGTGATTTCGTCGCCTTCATGTCGTACCTTTTCCTGATGACCTGGCCGATGATGGCCATCGGCTGGGTGACCAATCTCTTCCAGCGGGGGATCACCTCATTAAACCGCATCCGCCGGGTGCTTGAGGTGGAAAGTGTTTTTCAGAAAGAAGGTATTACCCTGCCGGACCCGGAGGGCTGTGAGATCAGGGTCAGGAATCTTACCTTCACCTATGAGGGGCAGCATTCCCCGACCCTGAAAAACATCGACCTCGACATCGGCCCAGGACTCACCGCTATTGTCGGCAAAACCGGGGCCGGCAAGTCCACACTCTGCCAGCTGCTGGCGAGGATCTACCCGGTTGCCGACGGTACAATCTTCTGGCAGGACCGGGATGTCAATCATCTCGATCTCGCCGGGGTCCGCAAAAAAATCTCCTACCTGCCGCAGGAGACCATTCTTTTCTCCGACACGATCAGTGCCAATATCTCCTTCGGCCGCCCCGATGCGTCCCGGGAGGAAATTGAGCAGGCGGCAACCCTGGCCGGGATTCATGACGAGATCATGACTCTCCCGAATGGATATCAGTCCCGGGTCGGTGAAAAGGGGCTTCTCCTCTCCGGCGGTCAGCGCCAGCGGATCGGTCTTGCCCGTACCCTGCTTATCGACCGGCCGGTGATCATTCTCGACGACGGCCTTTCCGCGGTGGACACCACCACCGAACACACCATCATCAGTCATTTTCAGCACTGGATGGCGGGCAAAACCTGCATCATGGTCTCGCACCGGGTCGCCCCGGTGGAACAGGCGGACACCATCATCGTCATGGCCGGCGGCGCCGTTGCAGCGATCGGCGCCCATCGAGAACTGTATGAAAAGAACGCCTACTACCGGACAATCTGCGACCACCAGATGGCAAAAAGTGAAGAAGTAAGAATGAA